One genomic segment of Arachis duranensis cultivar V14167 chromosome 4, aradu.V14167.gnm2.J7QH, whole genome shotgun sequence includes these proteins:
- the LOC127746501 gene encoding 60S ribosomal protein L18-2 encodes MQEGKAVVVGIVTDDIRMYEVLALKVTAPRFIETAHARIEMAGDECLTFDQLALRAPLGQNTVLFRGPKNSRKAVKYFGPALGVPHSHTKPYVRSKKRKFERARGRKNSKKLRIYVVLFLYFSLVFSFGI; translated from the exons ATGCAGGAAGGTAAAGCCGTGGTAGTGGGAATTGTAACCGATGATATCAGAATGTATGAAGTTCTTGCATTGAAAGTTACTGCACCCAGGTTTATAGAGACTGCACATGCTAGAATAGAGATGGCTGGTGATGAATGCTTGACATTTGATCAGCTTGCACTTAGGGCACCTCTCGGACAGAACACG GTTCTTTTTAGAGGCCCAAAGAACTCCAGGAAAGCTGTAAAATACTTTGGTCCTGCTCTTGGTGTTCCTCACAGCCATACCAAGCCTTATGTACGATCTAAGAAAAGGAAGTTTGAGAGGGCTAGAggaaggaagaacagcaaaaaaCTTAGGATTTATGTTGtattgtttctttatttttctttagtttttagttttggaATTTAA